One part of the Anaeromyxobacter sp. Fw109-5 genome encodes these proteins:
- a CDS encoding multicopper oxidase family protein, giving the protein MAHHRSTPSWKPLVAAVAALAIGPLVPDAFAAPLPGGSLNPLIIPKYVQPLVVPPAMPAVGENTYDIAVREFQQQVLPPGFGMTRVWGYGSTSHPGTVAEGGSFHYPAFTIMARQGEPTTVRWRNELVKDPVACRASSTPSTDPSCEFVPYFLPVDQTLHWANPPKDCRPEMPGMDPPPGPDCTGQSPLPYTGPAPIVTHLHGGHIDPDVDGYPEAWYLPAARNIPEGYATVGSNFPASWTWDGTATYTYRNDQRGTTLWYHDHSLGMTRTNVYTGMAGFYFLRDAYEEDLIAGTNSSGFNTSLTRIPGAPYEIPLAIQDRSFNADGSLFYATTRRFFDGFAGPYYPLSDVAPTWNPEFFGNTMVVNGRTWPFHVTEARRYRVRFLNGSDSRFLILRFADAAGRPNGLRISIIGNDGGFLPGKVATVTQLVIGPGERYDTIVDFGPYAGQRLILQNVGPDMPWGGGPVPVGAQADPATTGQVMRFDVALKSANFVDPVPPAGKLVLNQPPDPFGGPAANGTARTLTLNEIVSGVPRFGGPIAAQLGDAMGPLPWMAPVTEAPPVGSTEVWQIVNRTVDSHPIHLHQVQFVVMDRTPIDLAAWDAAVAACNAGTPGAICPPDPFAFVPKNAVPVPANPWEAGGKDTAIMNPGQITRVRAFFDIPGLYVWHCHILSHEDNEMMRPYCVTDPTDPAFSCAP; this is encoded by the coding sequence ATGGCGCACCACCGCAGCACCCCCAGCTGGAAACCCCTGGTCGCGGCCGTGGCCGCGCTCGCGATCGGCCCGCTCGTGCCGGATGCTTTCGCAGCGCCGCTGCCGGGAGGGTCTCTGAATCCCCTGATCATCCCGAAGTACGTGCAGCCGCTCGTGGTGCCCCCCGCGATGCCGGCCGTGGGGGAGAACACCTACGACATCGCCGTCCGGGAGTTCCAGCAGCAGGTGCTTCCGCCAGGGTTCGGCATGACGAGGGTCTGGGGATACGGCTCCACCTCCCACCCTGGGACGGTCGCCGAGGGCGGCAGCTTCCACTATCCCGCCTTCACCATCATGGCTCGGCAGGGCGAGCCGACGACGGTGAGGTGGCGTAACGAGCTCGTGAAGGATCCGGTCGCGTGCAGGGCGTCCTCCACGCCCTCGACGGATCCCAGCTGCGAGTTCGTCCCGTACTTCCTCCCGGTCGACCAGACGCTGCACTGGGCGAACCCACCGAAGGATTGCAGGCCGGAGATGCCCGGCATGGACCCGCCGCCCGGTCCGGACTGCACCGGGCAGAGCCCGCTGCCGTACACCGGTCCCGCGCCCATCGTCACGCACCTGCACGGCGGCCACATCGACCCCGACGTCGATGGGTACCCGGAGGCCTGGTACCTGCCGGCCGCGCGCAACATCCCCGAGGGCTACGCGACCGTCGGCTCGAACTTCCCCGCCAGCTGGACGTGGGACGGAACCGCCACCTACACGTACCGCAACGACCAGCGCGGGACGACGCTCTGGTACCACGACCACTCGCTCGGCATGACCCGGACGAACGTCTACACGGGCATGGCGGGCTTCTACTTCCTCCGTGACGCGTACGAGGAAGACCTCATCGCCGGGACGAACTCGTCGGGCTTCAACACGTCGTTGACCCGGATCCCCGGCGCCCCGTACGAGATCCCCCTCGCCATCCAGGACCGCTCCTTCAACGCGGATGGCTCGCTGTTCTACGCCACCACCCGCCGGTTCTTCGACGGCTTCGCCGGGCCGTACTATCCGCTCAGCGACGTCGCGCCGACCTGGAACCCGGAGTTCTTCGGGAACACCATGGTGGTGAACGGCCGGACCTGGCCGTTCCACGTCACCGAGGCGCGCCGCTACCGGGTGCGGTTCCTCAACGGCAGCGACTCCCGCTTCCTCATCCTCCGGTTCGCCGACGCCGCCGGGCGGCCGAACGGCCTCAGGATCTCCATCATCGGCAACGATGGCGGCTTCCTCCCCGGCAAGGTGGCGACCGTCACCCAGCTGGTCATCGGCCCGGGCGAGCGGTACGACACCATCGTCGACTTCGGTCCTTATGCCGGGCAGCGCCTCATCCTTCAGAACGTCGGACCCGACATGCCATGGGGCGGCGGCCCGGTCCCCGTGGGGGCGCAGGCGGATCCCGCCACCACCGGCCAGGTGATGCGCTTCGACGTCGCGCTGAAATCCGCCAACTTCGTCGATCCCGTCCCGCCCGCCGGAAAGCTCGTCCTCAACCAGCCGCCGGATCCGTTCGGCGGGCCGGCCGCGAACGGCACGGCTCGCACCCTCACGCTCAACGAGATCGTGAGCGGGGTCCCACGCTTCGGCGGCCCCATCGCCGCGCAGCTCGGCGACGCGATGGGCCCGCTGCCCTGGATGGCTCCCGTCACCGAGGCTCCGCCGGTCGGGTCGACCGAGGTGTGGCAGATCGTGAACCGCACGGTGGACTCGCACCCCATCCACCTGCACCAGGTGCAGTTCGTGGTCATGGATCGAACGCCGATCGATCTGGCCGCATGGGACGCGGCGGTTGCGGCCTGCAACGCCGGTACCCCGGGGGCGATCTGTCCACCGGACCCGTTCGCGTTCGTCCCCAAGAACGCGGTCCCGGTGCCGGCGAACCCCTGGGAGGCGGGCGGCAAGGATACCGCCATCATGAACCCCGGACAGATCACCCGCGTCCGGGCCTTCTTCGACATCCCGGGGCTGTACGTGTGGCACTGCCACATCCTGTCTCACGAGGACAACGAGATGATGCGGCCGTACTGCGTCACGGACCCCACCGACCCTGCATTCAGCTGCGCGCCGTAG
- a CDS encoding cell division protein FtsQ/DivIB has translation MDRVPGERRRKLAAALRFAFPFVVLASCLAVAGWGVWRVTVSGGLLRIGEIRFDGLSRATAEELLELSPVAAGDHLLAVDPEAVAAALRRHPWIASAEVRRRLPAALEVSVVERRARALVDLGSLYLVDERGEVFKRATPGDGLDLPVVTGVGREDWVEHRAEVEPLLVGALALLDRWAERGLDRRAPISEIHLDPDYGTILWAGDEGVEVRLGQGDLPEKLARLERVLAAVDAEGQRAEVLHLDNRRRPDWVAVRVSRSRPPEQAAP, from the coding sequence GTGGACAGGGTTCCGGGGGAGCGGCGGCGCAAGCTCGCGGCGGCCCTCCGCTTCGCCTTTCCGTTCGTGGTCCTCGCCTCTTGCCTCGCGGTCGCGGGCTGGGGCGTCTGGCGGGTCACGGTGTCGGGCGGCCTCCTGCGGATCGGCGAGATCCGCTTCGACGGCCTCTCCCGCGCGACGGCGGAGGAGCTGCTCGAGCTGTCGCCGGTGGCCGCCGGCGACCACCTGCTCGCGGTCGATCCCGAGGCCGTGGCGGCCGCGCTGCGCCGGCACCCGTGGATCGCGTCGGCCGAGGTGCGGCGCCGGCTGCCGGCCGCCTTGGAGGTCTCGGTCGTCGAGCGGCGGGCGCGGGCGCTGGTGGATCTGGGCTCGCTCTACCTGGTGGACGAGCGCGGCGAGGTGTTCAAGCGGGCGACGCCCGGAGACGGGCTGGACCTGCCGGTGGTGACGGGCGTCGGGCGCGAGGACTGGGTCGAGCATCGCGCCGAGGTCGAGCCGCTCCTCGTGGGCGCGCTCGCGCTCCTCGACCGGTGGGCGGAGCGCGGCCTCGATCGCCGCGCGCCGATCTCGGAGATCCACCTCGACCCGGACTACGGGACGATCCTCTGGGCGGGGGACGAGGGCGTCGAGGTCCGGCTCGGGCAGGGAGACCTGCCGGAGAAGCTGGCGCGGCTGGAGCGCGTCCTCGCGGCGGTCGACGCCGAGGGGCAGCGCGCGGAGGTGCTGCACCTCGACAATCGCAGGCGCCCGGACTGGGTGGCCGTGCGGGTATCGCGCTCGAGGCCGCCTGAGCAGGCGGCCCCGTAG
- the ftsA gene encoding cell division protein FtsA produces MAKPGDILVGLDIGTTKICAIVGEVTDDGIDIIGIGSHPSKGLRKGVVVNIDATVASIKRSIEEAEHMAGCEISTVYTGIAGGHIKAFPSHGVVAVKDKEVRQQDVDRVIDQAKAVAIPLDREVIHVLPQEYVVDDQDGVKEPVGMSGVRLEAKALIVTGAVSSAQNIVKCAQRTGLNVADIVLQPLASSLATLSEDEKELGVCLVDIGGGTTDIAVFHNGSIQHTAVISLGGNHLTNDVAVGLRTPTHEAERIKKQYGCAMGSMVDKSETIEVPSVGGGQPRVLSRHILAEIVEPRVEEIFMLVQHELQKCGMEEILASGVVITGGSTLLAGMTEMAEEVLGMPVRKGMPRGIGGLVDVVKSPMYATAVGLVIYGAQQQDLSPYFKIREENVYRKVKNRMKEWLGEIF; encoded by the coding sequence ATGGCGAAACCCGGGGACATCCTCGTCGGCCTGGACATCGGCACGACGAAGATCTGCGCCATCGTCGGCGAGGTGACCGACGACGGCATCGACATCATCGGCATCGGCTCGCACCCGTCGAAGGGCCTGCGCAAGGGCGTGGTCGTCAACATCGACGCCACCGTCGCCTCGATCAAGCGCTCGATCGAGGAGGCCGAGCACATGGCCGGCTGCGAGATCAGCACCGTCTACACCGGCATCGCCGGCGGCCACATCAAGGCGTTCCCCTCCCACGGCGTCGTCGCCGTCAAGGACAAGGAGGTCCGCCAGCAGGACGTGGACCGCGTCATCGACCAGGCGAAGGCCGTCGCGATCCCGCTCGACCGCGAGGTGATCCACGTCCTGCCGCAGGAGTACGTCGTCGACGACCAGGACGGCGTGAAGGAGCCGGTCGGGATGAGCGGCGTGCGCCTGGAGGCGAAGGCGCTCATCGTCACCGGCGCGGTGTCGTCCGCGCAGAACATCGTGAAGTGCGCGCAGCGCACCGGCCTCAACGTGGCCGACATCGTCCTGCAGCCGCTCGCGTCGTCCCTCGCGACCCTCTCCGAGGACGAGAAGGAGCTCGGCGTCTGCCTGGTGGACATCGGCGGCGGCACGACCGACATCGCCGTCTTCCACAACGGGTCGATCCAGCACACCGCCGTCATCTCCCTCGGCGGCAACCACCTCACGAACGACGTGGCGGTCGGGCTGCGCACCCCCACGCACGAGGCGGAGCGGATCAAGAAGCAGTACGGCTGCGCGATGGGATCGATGGTCGACAAGTCGGAGACCATCGAGGTGCCGAGCGTGGGCGGCGGCCAGCCGCGCGTCCTCTCGCGCCACATCCTCGCCGAGATCGTGGAGCCGCGCGTCGAGGAGATCTTCATGCTCGTCCAGCACGAGCTGCAGAAGTGCGGGATGGAGGAGATCCTCGCCTCCGGCGTGGTCATCACCGGCGGATCGACGCTCCTCGCCGGCATGACCGAGATGGCCGAGGAGGTGCTGGGGATGCCGGTGCGCAAGGGGATGCCGCGCGGCATCGGCGGCCTCGTCGACGTGGTGAAGAGCCCGATGTACGCCACGGCGGTGGGGCTCGTCATCTACGGCGCCCAGCAGCAGGACCTCTCCCCGTACTTCAAGATCCGCGAGGAGAACGTCTACCGGAAGGTGAAGAACCGGATGAAGGAGTGGCTCGGGGAGATCTTCTAG
- the ftsZ gene encoding cell division protein FtsZ, translated as MIEYTDKQDGARIKVIGVGGGGGNAINTMVAGRLEGVEFIAANTDVQALAANRASVKIQLGRSASRGLGAGANPEVGRTAALEERDQIAAALEGADMVFVTAGMGGGTGTGGAPVVADIAKSTGALTVGVVTKPFLFEGNKRRKQAEQGLAELKAAVDTLIVIPNQRLLSVAGENMSLADAFKRADEVLLHAVQGISDLITVHGLVNVDFADVRTIMSEQGMALMGTGRSSGERRAVEAMQAAINSPLLEDVTLDGATGLLVNISGGPNLTLFEVNEAVSMAQAAADPDANIIFGSVINEHLGDEVKITVIATGFQQRDLKPAARGPVQAQVPVAAAVTKAIPPPVPVIEAKKDPVRLTNAPVAAPAKAVVRTPVSIRREPAIYKPLEEDQYDIPAFLRRGGRDS; from the coding sequence ATGATCGAGTACACGGACAAGCAGGACGGCGCGCGGATCAAGGTGATCGGCGTCGGGGGCGGCGGCGGCAACGCCATCAACACGATGGTCGCGGGGCGCCTCGAGGGCGTGGAGTTCATCGCGGCCAACACCGACGTGCAGGCGCTCGCCGCCAACCGGGCGAGCGTCAAGATCCAGCTCGGCCGCAGCGCCTCGCGCGGGCTGGGGGCGGGCGCGAACCCGGAGGTGGGCCGCACCGCCGCGCTCGAGGAGCGCGACCAGATCGCCGCGGCGCTGGAGGGCGCCGACATGGTGTTCGTCACCGCCGGCATGGGCGGCGGCACCGGCACCGGCGGCGCCCCGGTGGTCGCGGACATCGCCAAGTCCACCGGCGCGCTCACCGTCGGCGTGGTGACGAAGCCGTTCCTCTTCGAGGGCAACAAGCGGCGCAAGCAGGCCGAGCAGGGGCTCGCGGAGCTGAAGGCCGCGGTCGACACGCTCATCGTCATCCCGAACCAGCGGCTCCTCTCGGTCGCGGGCGAGAACATGTCGCTCGCCGACGCGTTCAAGCGCGCCGACGAGGTGCTGCTCCACGCGGTGCAGGGCATCTCCGACCTCATCACGGTCCACGGCCTCGTGAACGTCGACTTCGCCGACGTCCGCACGATCATGAGCGAGCAGGGGATGGCGCTCATGGGCACCGGCCGCTCCTCCGGCGAGCGCCGCGCGGTGGAGGCCATGCAGGCCGCCATCAACTCGCCGCTGCTCGAGGACGTCACCCTCGACGGCGCCACCGGGCTGCTCGTGAACATCAGCGGCGGCCCGAACCTCACGCTGTTCGAGGTGAACGAGGCGGTCTCGATGGCGCAGGCCGCCGCCGACCCCGACGCGAACATCATCTTCGGGTCGGTCATCAACGAGCACCTCGGCGACGAGGTGAAGATCACCGTGATCGCGACGGGGTTCCAGCAGCGCGACCTCAAGCCCGCCGCCCGGGGGCCGGTGCAGGCGCAGGTGCCCGTCGCCGCGGCGGTGACGAAGGCGATCCCGCCGCCCGTCCCGGTCATCGAGGCGAAGAAGGACCCCGTCCGGCTCACCAACGCGCCGGTCGCCGCGCCGGCCAAGGCGGTGGTGCGGACGCCGGTCTCCATCCGCCGCGAGCCGGCCATCTACAAGCCGCTCGAGGAGGACCAGTACGACATCCCCGCGTTCCTTCGCCGCGGCGGGCGGGACTCGTAG
- a CDS encoding HDIG domain-containing metalloprotein, with protein MYVPRRAAAWSLLCEFTKTQPLRRHALAVEASMRALARRAGVTAADELETWGVVGLLHDFDYERWPTEADHVFRGMEILRERGWPEPVVKAVGAHAFYTRVPRETPMERAIVAADELTGFVGACALVRPSRSVVDLPPESVVKKMKDKAFARSVDREYIRRGAEEVGMPLAELVALVIRAQIPLAARLGIGGAPAPDLPDEPVPPEPPEAVEG; from the coding sequence ATGTACGTCCCCCGACGCGCCGCCGCCTGGTCGCTGCTCTGCGAGTTCACGAAGACCCAGCCGCTGCGCCGGCACGCCCTCGCGGTCGAGGCCTCGATGCGGGCGCTCGCGCGGCGGGCCGGCGTGACGGCGGCGGACGAGCTGGAGACGTGGGGCGTCGTCGGCCTGCTGCACGACTTCGACTACGAGCGCTGGCCCACCGAGGCCGACCACGTCTTCCGCGGCATGGAGATCCTGCGCGAGCGCGGCTGGCCGGAGCCGGTCGTGAAGGCGGTGGGCGCGCACGCGTTCTACACGAGGGTCCCGCGCGAGACACCGATGGAGCGGGCGATCGTCGCGGCGGACGAGCTGACCGGGTTCGTCGGCGCGTGCGCGCTCGTGCGCCCGTCGAGGAGCGTCGTCGATCTGCCGCCCGAGTCGGTGGTGAAGAAGATGAAGGACAAGGCGTTCGCGCGCTCGGTGGATCGCGAGTACATCCGGAGGGGCGCCGAGGAGGTCGGGATGCCGCTCGCCGAGCTCGTCGCGCTCGTCATCCGCGCGCAGATCCCCCTCGCCGCCCGGCTCGGGATCGGCGGCGCGCCCGCGCCCGATCTCCCGGACGAGCCCGTCCCACCCGAGCCGCCGGAGGCCGTCGAAGGGTAG
- a CDS encoding bacteriohemerythrin, with protein MTVSFTRSMQIGVPEIDQQHRELFARLGGFDDALGRGDRLEIEATFGFLREYALVHFECEERLMREADYPRLEAHRAIHRTFVERLEALSREHAERGPSAFLRLRARNWIVVWLTDHVGGEDVALGRHLATV; from the coding sequence ATGACGGTGAGCTTCACCCGCAGCATGCAGATCGGGGTCCCCGAGATCGACCAGCAGCACCGCGAGCTGTTCGCGCGGCTCGGGGGGTTCGACGACGCGCTCGGCCGGGGCGATCGCCTGGAGATCGAGGCGACGTTCGGGTTCCTGCGCGAGTACGCCCTCGTGCACTTCGAGTGCGAGGAGCGGCTCATGCGGGAGGCCGACTACCCGCGGCTCGAGGCGCACCGCGCGATCCACCGGACCTTCGTCGAGCGGCTGGAGGCGCTCTCGCGGGAGCACGCGGAGCGCGGCCCGAGCGCCTTCCTGCGCCTGCGGGCGCGCAACTGGATCGTCGTGTGGCTCACCGACCACGTCGGCGGCGAGGACGTCGCGCTCGGGCGGCACCTCGCGACGGTTTGA